One window of Triplophysa rosa linkage group LG10, Trosa_1v2, whole genome shotgun sequence genomic DNA carries:
- the tmx4 gene encoding thioredoxin-related transmembrane protein 4 has product MSSGLNMAGLGSFDVQKYRSISRWIFAVFLLHVCRVNAHADGDRVVVVADGNWTQILEGEWLIQFYAPWCPACQHLQTDWENLGRESESLGITVGRVDVTQQPGLSGRFLVTTLPTIFHAKDGNFRRYVSSRTIEDLQAYVVDRKWASVEPVPGWRSPSSLLMSGTARLFRLSVWIRQIHTYLTNTLGIPSWGSYVIFAIITLFMGLILGLILVLIADCIWPSRPKHKEDKTVVVVREEASEEEAEEKRTSDNESERVSGEESTEDEALSSDTAHSGSGRSPPEGAAESSVRKRKPQGSHPSEET; this is encoded by the exons ATGAGTTCCGGACTCAATATGGCGGGACTGGGGAGCTTTGACGTGCAGAAATATCGCAGCATTTCCCGCTGGATCTTTGCTGTGTTCCTGCTGCATGTGTGTCGTGTGAACGCGCACGCTGACGGCGATCGTGTCGTGGTCGTGGCCGATGGCAACTGGACGCAGATTCTGGAGGGAGAGTGGTTGATTCAGTT TTATGCTCCATGGTGCCCGGCGTGTCAGCATCTACAGACAGACTGGGAGAATCTTGGCAGAGAAAGTGAAAGTTTGGGTATAACAGTGGGCCGAGTCGACGTTACTCAGCAACCAG GTTTGAGTGGGAGGTTTCTGGTTACCACATTGCCCACTATCTTTCA TGCGAAAGATGGAAATTTCCGGAGGTATGTTTCGTCACGGACCATCGAGGATCTTCAGGCATATGTTGTGGACAGAAAGTGGGCGTCAGTTGAACCTGTGCCAGGATGGAGGTCACCGTCTTCTCTGCT AATGTCAGGAACGGCTCGTCTGTTCCGCCTGTCAGTCTGGATCAGA CAAATCCACACGTATCTGACCAACACTTTGGGGATTCCCTCGTGGGGTTCATACGTGATATTTGCCATCATCACACTCTTTATGGGTCTGATTCTGGGTCTG ATACTGGTACTGATCGCTGACTGCATTTGGCCATCCAGACCAAAGCACAAAGAAGACAAAACCG TTGTGGTTGTGAGGGAGGAGGCGTCAGAGGAGGAAGCGGAGGAGAAGCGCACATCTGATAATGAAAGTGAGAGAGTGTCTGGTGAAGAATCCACTGAAGATGAGGCTCTTTCATCAGACACAGCACACAGTGGCAGCGGCCGCTCTCCACCAGAGGGGGCAGCAGAGAGCTCGGTGAGAAAACGCAAACCGCAGGGTTCACACCCTTCAGAGGAGACATAA